A part of Marinomonas rhizomae genomic DNA contains:
- the rplL gene encoding 50S ribosomal protein L7/L12 — MALTKEDIINAVAEMSVMDVVELISAMEEKFGVTAAVAAAGPAAEAGPAAEAQTEFDVVLTAAGDKKVNVIKAVRAATGLGLKEAKAIVDGAPMTVKEGASKEDADALKKELEEAGASVEIK; from the coding sequence ATGGCTCTAACTAAAGAAGATATCATCAATGCAGTAGCAGAAATGTCTGTGATGGACGTTGTTGAACTAATTTCTGCAATGGAAGAAAAATTCGGTGTAACTGCAGCTGTAGCTGCTGCTGGTCCTGCTGCTGAAGCTGGTCCTGCTGCTGAAGCTCAAACTGAATTTGACGTTGTTCTTACTGCTGCAGGCGATAAGAAAGTTAACGTAATTAAAGCAGTTCGTGCAGCAACTGGTCTAGGCTTGAAAGAAGCTAAAGCTATCGTTGACGGCGCTCCAATGACTGTTAAAGAAGGCGCTTCTAAAGAAGACGCTGACGCACTTAAGAAAGAGCTTGAAGAAGCTGGTGCATCTGTCGAAATCAAGTAA
- the rplJ gene encoding 50S ribosomal protein L10, with translation MALGLEDKKAIVAEVSEVAKTALSAVVADSRGVTVSSMTALRKEAREAGVYVRVVRNTLARRAVEGTDFECLAESFVGPTLIAFSNEHPGAAARLLKAFAKANDKLEVKALAFNGELIPAGDIDRLATLPTYDEAIAKLMSVMQGATSKLARTLAAIRDQKEQEAA, from the coding sequence GTGGCATTAGGTCTAGAAGACAAAAAAGCCATTGTCGCCGAAGTTAGCGAAGTTGCCAAAACTGCGTTGTCTGCGGTTGTTGCTGATTCTCGCGGTGTTACCGTGAGCAGCATGACTGCACTACGTAAAGAAGCGCGCGAAGCAGGTGTTTATGTACGTGTAGTACGTAACACTTTGGCTCGCCGTGCAGTTGAAGGTACTGACTTCGAATGTCTAGCTGAGAGCTTTGTTGGTCCTACGTTAATTGCTTTTTCAAACGAACACCCAGGTGCGGCTGCTCGTTTGTTGAAAGCTTTTGCGAAAGCGAATGATAAACTTGAAGTTAAGGCGTTGGCGTTCAACGGTGAGTTGATCCCAGCTGGCGACATTGATCGTTTGGCAACATTGCCTACATACGACGAAGCTATTGCGAAACTGATGAGTGTTATGCAGGGCGCAACAAGCAAGCTTGCACGTACTCTTGCAGCGATTCGCGATCAAAAAGAGCAAGAAGCGGCGTAA
- the rplA gene encoding 50S ribosomal protein L1, with protein MAKLTKRARLIAEKVEATKFYSVEEAVSLLSELSTVKFKESIDVSVNLGVDPRKSDQVVRGSTVLPHGAGKDVRVAVFAQGANAEAAKEAGADVVGFEDLAEQVKAGNLDFDVVIASPDAMRIVGQLGQVLGPRGLMPNPKVGTVTPDVATAVRNAKAGQARYRTDKNGIIHAAVGSIEFAADAIRGNLEALLADLRRAKPASSKGVYLKKVTLSSTMGPGLQIDLSALNSTK; from the coding sequence ATGGCTAAATTAACTAAACGCGCTCGCTTGATCGCTGAAAAAGTAGAAGCAACTAAGTTTTACTCTGTAGAAGAAGCTGTTTCTCTATTGTCTGAGCTTTCTACTGTTAAGTTTAAAGAATCTATCGACGTATCTGTAAACTTGGGCGTTGACCCACGTAAATCTGATCAGGTTGTTCGTGGTTCTACAGTATTGCCTCATGGTGCTGGTAAAGATGTTCGTGTTGCTGTATTCGCACAAGGTGCAAATGCAGAAGCTGCGAAAGAAGCTGGTGCAGATGTTGTTGGTTTCGAAGATTTGGCTGAGCAAGTTAAAGCTGGCAACCTTGACTTTGACGTAGTTATTGCATCTCCAGATGCAATGCGTATCGTTGGTCAACTAGGTCAGGTTCTAGGTCCGCGTGGTCTAATGCCTAACCCTAAAGTTGGCACAGTAACGCCTGATGTTGCTACTGCAGTACGAAATGCAAAAGCAGGTCAAGCTCGTTACCGTACAGATAAAAATGGTATCATCCATGCTGCTGTTGGCTCTATTGAGTTTGCTGCTGATGCTATCAGAGGTAACTTGGAAGCGCTTTTGGCCGACTTGCGTCGTGCTAAACCAGCGTCTTCTAAAGGTGTTTACCTGAAGAAAGTGACTTTGTCCTCTACAATGGGACCTGGTCTACAAATTGATCTAAGTGCGCTTAACTCTACTAAGTAA
- the rplK gene encoding 50S ribosomal protein L11 — translation MAKKVQAYIKLQVKAGQANPSPPVGPALGQHGVNIMEFCKAFNAKTQGVEPGLPTPVIITVYSDRSFTFETKSTPAAVLLKKAAGLKSGSPRPNTQKVGTVTRAQLEEIVVAKQADLTASNMDAAVRTIAGSARAMGLEVEGVN, via the coding sequence ATGGCTAAGAAAGTCCAAGCTTATATCAAGCTACAAGTTAAAGCGGGTCAAGCGAACCCAAGTCCACCAGTTGGTCCAGCACTTGGTCAACACGGTGTGAATATCATGGAGTTCTGTAAAGCGTTTAATGCGAAAACTCAAGGCGTTGAGCCGGGTCTTCCTACGCCTGTTATTATCACTGTATACAGTGATCGTAGCTTTACATTTGAAACTAAGTCTACTCCTGCGGCAGTTTTGCTTAAAAAAGCAGCTGGCTTGAAGAGTGGTTCTCCACGTCCAAACACTCAGAAAGTTGGTACGGTTACTCGTGCTCAACTAGAAGAGATTGTTGTTGCTAAGCAGGCTGATTTGACTGCTTCTAACATGGATGCAGCAGTTCGTACTATTGCTGGTAGCGCACGCGCTATGGGTCTAGAAGTTGAAGGTGTTAACTAA
- the nusG gene encoding transcription termination/antitermination protein NusG encodes MTKRWYVVQAYSGYEKHVMRSLMERVQVMGQEENFGDILVPTEEVVEIRDGKKRKSERKFYPGYVLVQMDMNDASWHLVKGTSRVLGFIGGTADKPSPITSREADAILQRVSDGVDKPRPKTLFEVGEVVRVNEGPFADFNGVVEEVDYDKSRIKVAVLIFGRSTPVDLEFSQVEKA; translated from the coding sequence GTGACCAAACGATGGTATGTAGTACAAGCGTACTCAGGGTACGAAAAGCACGTAATGCGTTCGCTAATGGAGCGAGTGCAGGTTATGGGGCAGGAAGAAAATTTTGGTGACATTTTGGTGCCGACTGAAGAAGTGGTCGAAATCCGAGATGGCAAAAAGCGCAAGAGTGAAAGAAAATTCTATCCAGGTTATGTATTGGTTCAAATGGATATGAATGACGCCTCTTGGCATTTGGTTAAAGGCACGTCTCGTGTGCTTGGTTTTATTGGTGGTACGGCTGACAAGCCTTCTCCGATCACGAGTCGTGAAGCAGACGCTATTTTGCAGCGTGTTAGTGATGGGGTTGATAAACCTCGTCCTAAGACCTTGTTTGAAGTGGGTGAGGTTGTTCGTGTTAACGAAGGCCCATTTGCTGATTTCAATGGTGTTGTAGAAGAAGTGGATTACGATAAAAGTCGAATCAAAGTGGCAGTGCTTATTTTTGGGCGCTCTACGCCAGTTGATTTGGAATTTAGTCAGGTTGAAAAAGCCTGA
- the secE gene encoding preprotein translocase subunit SecE, with product MSSSTEAQASRGDVFKWVIVVLLVAVGVIGNNYYSAESLLYRLIAILVLAGVAGFVALQTVKGKAFFTLAKEAKTEIRRVVWPTRQETMQTTLIVLAVVVFMSLVLWGVDSFLGWIVSSVIS from the coding sequence ATGAGTTCGAGTACTGAAGCTCAAGCGTCTCGCGGAGATGTGTTTAAGTGGGTAATTGTTGTTCTGCTAGTTGCGGTAGGCGTGATTGGTAATAACTATTATTCTGCTGAGTCACTATTGTATCGCTTAATCGCTATCTTGGTGTTGGCTGGTGTTGCCGGTTTTGTTGCGTTGCAGACTGTGAAAGGTAAGGCTTTTTTTACTTTGGCAAAAGAAGCTAAAACTGAAATTCGCAGGGTTGTATGGCCAACTAGGCAAGAAACCATGCAAACAACCTTAATAGTGTTAGCGGTTGTTGTTTTTATGTCTCTCGTGCTATGGGGGGTGGATTCGTTCCTTGGTTGGATCGTTTCCTCGGTAATTAGTTAG
- a CDS encoding SPOR domain-containing protein, producing the protein MKWLFLFVVLLNAAFLSWHSFVQDKQEKNQESIYGPPVSEKIHLLSEAPAVTEQDYNARTEANESLEEALGKVIDEASGDSPELFCPRLETERDEDKKQVTQVLKSFGWSYKDREVSGKRPKFWLYIAAPETPAIAERIVKELASKSIDSFVINRAEMKNRISLGLYSSKERADQAKTRIENVSGYAVDVYEHMRNVPLQQIDIAQPVDEKDWEQFMSRFDLTKMMIKVEKNPC; encoded by the coding sequence ATGAAGTGGCTATTTCTTTTTGTAGTGTTGCTTAATGCTGCCTTTTTGAGTTGGCATAGCTTTGTTCAGGATAAGCAGGAGAAGAATCAAGAATCTATCTATGGTCCACCTGTTAGCGAAAAAATTCATCTATTGTCTGAAGCGCCTGCGGTGACAGAGCAAGACTATAATGCCCGAACGGAAGCGAACGAAAGTCTTGAAGAGGCGCTTGGTAAGGTTATTGATGAGGCTTCTGGTGATTCGCCTGAATTATTCTGCCCGCGTCTAGAAACAGAGCGAGATGAGGATAAAAAACAAGTTACCCAAGTATTGAAGAGTTTCGGTTGGTCTTATAAGGATAGAGAGGTTTCAGGTAAACGGCCTAAATTTTGGCTCTATATTGCGGCACCTGAAACGCCCGCCATTGCAGAGCGGATAGTTAAAGAATTGGCCTCTAAATCCATTGATAGCTTTGTTATTAACCGTGCTGAAATGAAGAATCGTATCTCGCTAGGCTTGTACTCTTCAAAAGAACGAGCGGATCAAGCAAAAACGCGTATTGAAAACGTATCTGGCTATGCTGTTGATGTTTATGAACATATGCGAAATGTTCCGCTTCAACAGATAGATATAGCGCAACCGGTTGATGAAAAAGACTGGGAACAGTTTATGTCGCGCTTCGATCTAACCAAGATGATGATAAAAGTAGAAAAAAATCCTTGCTAG
- a CDS encoding type III pantothenate kinase, which yields MSVVGRVLIVDAGNTSIKFTAFEGEQVLWVERGDSCPTEYGFVPDVIYFASVRSKEQSALLHADIQAEFPQSEWLTLTSQAIACGVRNAYVEPERLGIDRWLGVIAAHHLMKSDVVVVDAGTAIKVDVVNKKGVHLGGYIAPGLAMMEGALLSQTARIRYEADEVVAGLGLPDSTARAVTEGCREMALGFLERIHHCYPEYKWVVTGGDSQALLDFLGISLECQTNLVALGAKLVGDERLRGNK from the coding sequence GTGTCCGTCGTGGGTAGGGTTTTGATTGTTGATGCCGGTAACACGAGTATCAAGTTTACCGCGTTTGAGGGTGAGCAAGTATTGTGGGTTGAGCGAGGGGACAGTTGTCCTACAGAATATGGTTTTGTTCCTGATGTCATCTACTTTGCCAGTGTAAGGTCTAAAGAGCAGAGTGCATTATTGCATGCTGACATTCAGGCCGAGTTTCCACAAAGCGAATGGCTGACATTGACGAGTCAGGCTATTGCGTGCGGGGTACGTAATGCCTATGTTGAACCTGAGCGATTGGGGATCGACCGCTGGCTTGGTGTGATTGCTGCTCATCACCTAATGAAAAGTGATGTCGTTGTGGTGGATGCAGGGACTGCAATTAAAGTAGATGTGGTCAATAAAAAAGGGGTTCATCTAGGTGGCTATATTGCTCCTGGATTGGCGATGATGGAAGGCGCACTGCTTTCTCAAACGGCTAGGATTCGCTATGAGGCTGATGAGGTTGTCGCAGGTCTTGGGTTGCCTGACTCTACAGCAAGAGCGGTGACCGAAGGTTGTCGTGAAATGGCGTTGGGCTTTTTGGAGCGTATCCATCATTGTTACCCAGAGTATAAGTGGGTTGTGACAGGGGGAGATTCTCAAGCACTGTTAGACTTTTTAGGGATTTCATTAGAGTGTCAGACCAACCTTGTGGCGTTGGGTGCAAAGCTAGTTGGTGATGAAAGGTTAAGAGGCAATAAATGA
- a CDS encoding biotin--[acetyl-CoA-carboxylase] ligase has product MQAVLALLSDNEFHSGEELGAALGVTRAAIWKKLKKLESIGLTVHSVKGRGYRLPTPIELLSEDMLRESGVPNEVAIKLAFETESTNGDVKQYISQGKSLPILISVERQTQGKGRRGRQWESGVAKNITFSFAWRFDNGPNVVEGLSLAVGVAVARVLKKAGIPNPGLKWPNDVQVDGQKICGILLEMVADQDVCHVIIGVGLNVEMDDAFMTLVDQPWTDLVSRLKSRPSRNVILAELTKELIDICQLFEDGNGMKHFQYQWQAYDVLFNQPVTVSTVSQQRQGIARGIDQKGALLLEENGELVALHGGEISVRRG; this is encoded by the coding sequence ATGCAAGCTGTTTTGGCCCTGCTTAGTGATAATGAATTTCACTCTGGTGAAGAGTTGGGGGCAGCATTGGGAGTGACTCGTGCCGCAATTTGGAAAAAGCTTAAAAAACTAGAATCTATTGGTTTGACGGTTCATTCGGTAAAGGGGCGTGGTTATCGATTGCCAACGCCAATCGAATTGTTGTCAGAAGATATGCTGCGAGAAAGTGGCGTGCCAAATGAGGTGGCTATCAAATTAGCGTTTGAGACGGAGTCAACCAACGGTGATGTTAAGCAGTATATCTCGCAAGGTAAGTCATTGCCTATTTTGATCTCGGTAGAGCGTCAGACTCAAGGTAAAGGGCGTCGTGGGCGTCAATGGGAGTCTGGTGTTGCAAAAAACATCACATTTTCATTTGCGTGGCGTTTCGATAATGGACCAAATGTTGTAGAAGGGTTGAGTCTTGCTGTTGGTGTTGCTGTGGCGCGGGTATTGAAAAAAGCTGGTATTCCGAATCCTGGCTTGAAGTGGCCCAATGATGTCCAAGTGGATGGTCAAAAAATTTGTGGGATTTTGTTAGAGATGGTTGCTGATCAGGATGTTTGTCACGTTATCATTGGTGTCGGACTTAATGTCGAAATGGATGACGCTTTCATGACTCTCGTTGATCAGCCTTGGACTGATCTCGTTTCTCGGTTGAAGTCTCGACCGAGTCGAAATGTTATTTTGGCTGAGCTAACCAAAGAGTTGATCGATATATGTCAACTGTTTGAAGATGGCAATGGAATGAAGCATTTCCAATATCAGTGGCAGGCGTACGATGTCTTATTTAATCAGCCTGTTACTGTCAGTACGGTTTCTCAGCAACGTCAGGGTATTGCAAGAGGGATCGATCAGAAAGGTGCTTTGCTTCTAGAAGAAAATGGTGAGCTGGTGGCTCTTCATGGAGGAGAGATTAGTGTCCGTCGTGGGTAG
- a CDS encoding phytanoyl-CoA dioxygenase family protein codes for MAENINLALSAVDITQSQIDQYHNDGYLVLESVVPDGVCDALKTRMSELMAAFDPDSVRSIFTTKEQSRHTDSYFMESANKVSFFFEEEAFDDAGDLKQPLELSINKVGHSLHFQDPIFKAFSLSSVWGSLLHKLGMVEPRAAQSMYIFKQPSIGGEVDCHQDSTFLYTTPMSVIGLWFAVEDATLDNGCLWGVPKGHQHGLLKRFERHSADSIETKMVTLKEHEWCKDELVAMPVPKGSLVVLNGEFPHLSYANRSGKSRHAYAIHAVDNECEYPELNWLQAAKGSSFVPFQAK; via the coding sequence ATGGCTGAGAATATAAACCTTGCTCTTTCAGCGGTTGACATAACCCAATCGCAAATTGATCAATATCATAATGATGGCTATTTGGTTTTAGAGTCTGTTGTTCCTGATGGTGTGTGTGATGCCTTAAAAACGCGCATGTCAGAACTGATGGCTGCCTTTGATCCTGATTCAGTACGATCAATTTTTACAACTAAAGAGCAATCTCGCCATACCGACAGTTACTTCATGGAGTCCGCGAATAAAGTGTCTTTCTTTTTTGAGGAGGAAGCGTTTGATGATGCGGGTGATCTCAAGCAACCACTTGAGTTATCGATTAACAAAGTAGGGCACAGTCTTCACTTCCAAGACCCAATATTTAAGGCTTTTTCATTGTCTTCAGTTTGGGGATCATTGTTGCATAAACTAGGTATGGTTGAGCCGCGCGCTGCACAATCTATGTATATTTTTAAGCAGCCTAGTATTGGAGGGGAAGTAGATTGTCACCAAGACAGTACTTTTCTTTACACCACGCCAATGAGTGTCATTGGTTTGTGGTTTGCGGTAGAAGACGCGACTCTTGACAATGGGTGCCTTTGGGGAGTGCCAAAAGGCCATCAACATGGACTGCTAAAACGCTTTGAACGCCACAGTGCCGACTCTATAGAAACCAAGATGGTGACATTAAAAGAGCACGAGTGGTGCAAAGATGAGCTGGTGGCCATGCCTGTACCTAAGGGCTCTTTAGTGGTTTTGAATGGCGAGTTTCCGCATCTTAGTTATGCTAATCGATCTGGGAAGTCTCGCCATGCCTATGCGATCCATGCCGTTGATAATGAGTGTGAGTATCCTGAATTAAATTGGTTGCAAGCGGCGAAAGGTTCTTCTTTTGTGCCGTTTCAAGCGAAGTAA
- a CDS encoding alpha/beta hydrolase, whose product MRQKLVLWCFCVLALPVSVTGYATEEQAQFVYEPEEAFTHYVARAEQYVNERKTWIKVDDKPRELAAVLPFELLPDAENCAGRARIGVLLSHGLSDSPFSMRDPAQALQAACYQVRVVLLPGHGTKSEDLLHVSRDDWRMTFRNAADEFSKEIDVMYVGGFSTGGALAAEYAWQHSESVAGAILFSPVFKVNSSIDWLSPWLAMVKDWLDNYPSDDFAKYASIPLPAIAQVYKLSKEVRNLILDNPKQLPVFIALSEDDQTVDSSVSEKVFNEGMIGAKSQMVLYSKDQMSANTDRIKVHNTNWPEAKILGLSHMAVHGNPENTYYGAAGEYRICGWYLSDEALYQACREDKDNWFGEGSDALTKSSPHAARVSWNPNFNELMQEVAFFIKANANSNR is encoded by the coding sequence GTGCGGCAAAAATTAGTGTTGTGGTGCTTCTGTGTTTTGGCATTGCCCGTATCAGTCACAGGGTATGCGACAGAAGAGCAAGCGCAATTTGTTTATGAGCCAGAGGAAGCCTTCACCCATTATGTCGCTCGTGCAGAGCAATATGTAAATGAGCGCAAGACATGGATTAAGGTAGATGATAAGCCGAGAGAGCTTGCTGCGGTTTTGCCTTTTGAGTTGCTGCCAGATGCAGAAAACTGTGCTGGACGGGCGCGCATTGGTGTGTTGTTGTCGCACGGTTTATCTGACTCTCCTTTCTCGATGAGAGATCCCGCGCAGGCTCTACAGGCGGCTTGTTATCAAGTACGCGTCGTTTTATTGCCCGGTCATGGTACAAAGTCAGAGGATCTTCTTCATGTCTCTCGTGATGATTGGCGTATGACGTTTCGAAATGCTGCTGATGAATTCAGCAAAGAAATTGATGTTATGTATGTTGGCGGTTTTTCTACAGGCGGTGCATTAGCGGCGGAATATGCTTGGCAGCACTCCGAGAGTGTTGCTGGTGCTATTTTGTTTTCCCCTGTATTTAAGGTTAACAGCAGCATAGATTGGTTATCGCCTTGGTTGGCGATGGTGAAAGACTGGTTGGATAATTATCCAAGTGATGACTTTGCTAAATACGCGTCAATCCCTTTGCCTGCTATTGCGCAGGTGTATAAATTGTCTAAAGAAGTGCGTAATCTGATCCTTGATAACCCGAAACAGCTACCCGTGTTTATTGCCTTATCAGAAGACGACCAAACGGTAGATTCGTCTGTATCCGAAAAGGTATTTAATGAGGGTATGATTGGCGCTAAGAGTCAGATGGTGCTTTATAGTAAAGATCAAATGAGCGCCAACACGGATCGTATAAAGGTTCATAATACAAATTGGCCCGAGGCTAAAATATTAGGCTTGTCGCATATGGCGGTTCATGGGAATCCTGAAAATACCTATTATGGAGCGGCGGGTGAGTACCGTATTTGTGGCTGGTATTTGTCTGACGAAGCCTTGTATCAAGCATGTCGAGAAGACAAAGATAATTGGTTTGGTGAGGGTTCTGATGCACTGACAAAAAGTAGCCCCCATGCGGCTAGGGTGTCGTGGAACCCGAATTTCAACGAACTGATGCAAGAAGTTGCTTTTTTCATCAAGGCAAACGCTAACAGTAATAGATAG
- a CDS encoding GNAT family N-acetyltransferase — protein sequence MNTSYPIPEQVPSLWFPLVKKFYQEHYPSGKPNKADPIWVIREKGKILCALRLKQISNSQLLTGMVTEPNHRNRGLGSHLINSIHHVLGETPTYCFAFTHLVPFYNANHFTAILAEMLPVELESRFTAYTTQGRDLTPMRYNRC from the coding sequence ATGAACACATCCTACCCTATCCCAGAACAAGTTCCTTCGCTTTGGTTTCCTTTGGTAAAGAAATTTTATCAAGAACACTATCCAAGCGGTAAACCGAACAAAGCAGACCCAATCTGGGTAATAAGAGAGAAAGGCAAAATTCTTTGCGCCTTAAGACTCAAACAAATAAGCAACTCTCAACTGCTCACTGGCATGGTAACAGAGCCCAACCACCGTAACCGTGGTCTTGGCAGTCATCTAATCAATAGTATTCACCACGTATTGGGAGAAACACCCACTTATTGCTTTGCGTTTACACATCTAGTGCCGTTCTATAACGCTAACCATTTTACGGCCATCTTGGCAGAAATGTTACCAGTAGAACTAGAAAGCCGCTTCACTGCCTACACGACACAAGGTAGAGATCTTACGCCAATGCGCTATAACCGCTGCTAA
- a CDS encoding GH1 family beta-glucosidase produces MSITLPSNSKMLSSDFIFGVATASFQIEGATTADNRLTSIWDTFCATPGKVKGADNGEIACDHYHLWEQDIQLIKDLGVDAYRLSIAWPRVMDQNGEANQAGLDFYRALLTKLKAEGLNVFVTLYHWDLPQYLEDKGGWLNRETAYQFKRYADLVTSELSEWVDSWATFNEPFCAAILGYEFGIHAPGLSKPEYGRQAAHHILLAHGLALPVIRKNAPKSQVGIVLNMNRSYAASEKAEDQFACLMRETLDNQFFIEPLMKGQYPQILKTVAPQYLPNVLPGDMAIISQPMDFLGMNFYTCNHNAFDSENMFKDVKNSKTVEYTDIGWEIAPHAFTELLVNLHKQYALPPMYITENGIACADNIIDGDINDDQRVRYLNDHLNAVHQAIETGVDIRGYFAWSLMDNFEWAEGYSKRFGLTYVDYNTQERTIKRSGYAYRDFLNNRKS; encoded by the coding sequence ATGTCAATCACCTTACCATCAAACTCAAAAATGCTTAGCTCTGATTTTATCTTTGGCGTGGCGACTGCCTCCTTTCAGATTGAGGGCGCGACAACAGCCGACAATCGTCTAACTTCTATTTGGGACACTTTCTGTGCAACACCCGGAAAAGTAAAAGGCGCAGATAACGGTGAAATAGCATGCGACCATTACCATCTATGGGAACAAGACATCCAATTGATTAAAGATCTCGGTGTAGATGCCTATAGACTGTCTATTGCATGGCCTCGCGTCATGGACCAAAACGGTGAAGCCAACCAAGCTGGACTAGATTTTTACCGCGCCCTACTGACAAAACTTAAAGCGGAAGGTCTTAACGTATTTGTTACTCTTTATCATTGGGACCTACCTCAATACCTCGAAGACAAAGGCGGCTGGCTAAACAGAGAAACAGCGTACCAATTCAAACGATATGCCGACTTAGTCACATCAGAGTTATCTGAATGGGTCGATAGCTGGGCGACCTTCAACGAACCTTTCTGTGCGGCAATATTAGGTTATGAATTTGGCATACATGCGCCAGGTCTAAGCAAGCCAGAATACGGCAGACAAGCCGCACACCATATCTTACTTGCTCATGGCTTAGCTCTCCCAGTGATTCGTAAAAATGCACCTAAGTCACAGGTGGGCATCGTACTCAACATGAATCGATCTTATGCTGCCAGCGAAAAAGCCGAAGACCAGTTTGCTTGCTTGATGCGCGAAACCCTCGACAATCAGTTCTTTATAGAACCTCTCATGAAAGGCCAGTACCCACAGATCCTCAAAACCGTTGCGCCGCAATATTTGCCTAACGTGTTACCAGGCGATATGGCGATAATTTCTCAACCAATGGACTTCTTGGGCATGAACTTCTACACCTGTAATCATAATGCCTTCGACTCAGAAAACATGTTTAAAGATGTGAAAAACAGCAAAACCGTTGAATATACTGATATTGGCTGGGAAATTGCTCCACACGCCTTTACCGAGCTGTTGGTAAACCTTCATAAACAATATGCCCTACCGCCAATGTACATTACCGAAAACGGTATCGCCTGCGCCGATAATATTATTGATGGGGACATCAATGACGATCAACGCGTGCGTTATTTAAATGACCATCTAAATGCCGTACATCAAGCGATTGAAACGGGTGTGGATATTCGTGGGTATTTTGCCTGGAGTTTAATGGATAATTTTGAATGGGCCGAGGGTTACAGTAAGCGCTTTGGTCTAACTTACGTTGATTATAATACTCAAGAAAGAACCATTAAACGCAGCGGATATGCCTACCGAGACTTTCTAAATAATCGCAAAAGCTAA